The following are encoded in a window of Alphaproteobacteria bacterium genomic DNA:
- a CDS encoding SapC family protein, protein MTDAANAQLPVLYSKPIPVDRVAHAGKFYAAPTNLRFARAASFVPLGMAEMAFAARHYPIVFPANAQGGPLAVLGLENAHNLFVTPEGFWADDHYIPAYIRRYPFIFTQAPDGQFVLCLEAGANAIADTGDKPFFEADGKAGKVIDDALRFSGDFHAQHDFAVAFVKALAEQNLLMDNNAKAQLPGGKDLTLQGFRTVDPVKFDTLPDDIYLDWRKKGWIAAVHCHLISLGHWQTLANRAAREIAAKKSA, encoded by the coding sequence ATGACCGACGCCGCCAACGCCCAACTGCCGGTGCTTTATTCGAAGCCGATCCCGGTGGATCGCGTCGCGCATGCGGGCAAATTCTATGCAGCCCCGACAAATTTGCGTTTCGCGCGCGCCGCGTCCTTCGTGCCGCTGGGCATGGCGGAGATGGCCTTCGCCGCGCGGCATTATCCGATCGTGTTCCCCGCCAACGCGCAAGGCGGCCCGCTCGCCGTGTTGGGGCTGGAGAACGCGCATAATCTGTTCGTGACGCCCGAAGGATTTTGGGCGGACGACCATTACATCCCGGCCTATATCCGCCGCTACCCCTTCATCTTCACCCAAGCGCCGGACGGGCAGTTCGTGCTGTGCCTTGAAGCCGGGGCCAATGCCATCGCCGACACGGGCGACAAGCCGTTCTTCGAAGCGGACGGCAAGGCCGGGAAAGTGATCGACGACGCGCTGCGCTTCTCGGGCGATTTCCATGCCCAACACGATTTCGCCGTGGCGTTCGTGAAGGCGCTGGCCGAACAGAATCTGCTGATGGACAACAACGCCAAGGCGCAATTGCCCGGCGGCAAGGATTTGACGCTGCAAGGCTTCCGCACCGTCGATCCCGTGAAATTCGACACGCTGCCCGACGATATCTATCTCGACTGGCGCAAGAAGGGCTGGATCGCGGCGGTGCATTGCCATTTGATTTCGCTCGGCCATTGGCAAACGCTCGCCAATCGCGCCGCCCGCGAAATCGCGGCGAAGAAATCCGCCTAG
- a CDS encoding ATP-binding protein, whose amino-acid sequence MSSGPTKIPFSIDVTRMIELLAAQIYPSPFALLRENTQNSFDAILLRKHLGQAFEPAINITITPEKISISDNGVGMTSDELKNHYWRAGSSSKNNPNAKAAGVVGTFGIGAMANFGIAENLIVESESAVNPQRTRCVANRATLSVTQDCIETIFEAPTGSPGTTVTALLQPGKSVNVDQAKSYISEFVAYVPIAVTVNGALVSQRPFQDVVPQLSSSWTHTEGGVDLGNAVNARVDLHVAANGEVRLVLTEFQVAGQKLEGRMELRQGIGALRTFRSLFGLATVSLNSAYQLGGAADFLFLQPTAGREALTSESMQRLQEIITGIDNFISVKFSGRPESNSNTNFMTWVTQRGAYNFCDHLVMRVEPNDQNIKLVDLKAMSATKPLLIYAGTDPEFIKHASEDQPLVILSRSNPRRQCEHEYLRKYCKIDELKDEPSVLESISQATSAQNALGYRISSILSTDYFLETQIRFGKISHALPVLVTKRVEPVEIFLDPSSPSVQQLLALFDREYEAFGNMAKDFVRNIIFSRVSDLVPSATRQGAEAFLKTIQRSREVFEIEAGDHDSLTSIWTDYYEGKLSIDEAARRSSLVAHQAVQVIDTSAAGSVRDVVPGVIENEQSLGNAGEQGREYVALPPIERRDIPTEKKLLTITDQEPDLRGFRCFLAITERVREEKGHFFLQPHRTSIVWGGQKVLFIFEHHSGEFGLYYDIQASNVIGEQPGGGAVKTCTIVMKNKIFVPIPEKIRPAFTPTSAEKRRLEIRCEILYTTR is encoded by the coding sequence ATGAGCTCCGGCCCCACGAAAATACCATTTTCTATCGACGTCACCCGAATGATCGAGTTGCTGGCGGCTCAAATCTATCCGTCGCCTTTTGCGCTCTTGCGAGAGAATACCCAAAATTCGTTCGATGCAATTTTACTCCGAAAGCATTTAGGGCAGGCATTCGAGCCAGCTATCAACATTACTATCACTCCAGAGAAAATCTCCATTTCAGATAATGGAGTTGGGATGACTAGTGACGAGCTCAAAAACCACTATTGGCGAGCAGGATCGAGTAGCAAAAACAATCCTAACGCCAAGGCCGCAGGCGTAGTTGGAACCTTTGGGATTGGTGCAATGGCAAATTTCGGCATTGCAGAAAATTTAATAGTCGAATCAGAAAGCGCGGTTAACCCACAAAGGACACGATGTGTTGCAAATCGAGCGACCCTGTCCGTCACTCAGGACTGCATAGAAACAATCTTTGAGGCGCCAACTGGTAGTCCCGGTACTACCGTGACTGCGCTTCTACAGCCGGGAAAATCGGTTAATGTTGACCAGGCCAAATCGTATATCTCAGAGTTTGTGGCGTACGTCCCTATTGCGGTGACGGTCAACGGTGCTTTGGTAAGCCAGCGCCCGTTTCAAGATGTTGTGCCTCAACTATCCTCCAGTTGGACCCACACTGAAGGTGGAGTCGATCTAGGAAACGCCGTCAATGCAAGAGTTGATCTCCATGTAGCAGCCAACGGCGAAGTTCGATTGGTTTTAACAGAGTTTCAGGTTGCAGGGCAAAAACTCGAAGGAAGGATGGAGTTAAGGCAGGGGATCGGTGCGCTCCGAACCTTTCGAAGCTTATTTGGACTAGCAACGGTATCCCTAAACTCCGCTTATCAACTAGGCGGCGCCGCTGACTTTCTCTTCTTGCAGCCGACAGCTGGACGTGAGGCGCTGACATCGGAAAGTATGCAGCGCTTGCAAGAGATAATCACTGGAATAGATAACTTCATCTCCGTCAAATTTTCAGGTCGGCCAGAAAGTAATTCGAATACAAACTTCATGACATGGGTGACCCAACGTGGGGCGTATAATTTCTGCGATCACTTGGTCATGAGGGTCGAACCAAATGATCAAAATATTAAGCTGGTAGATTTAAAGGCGATGTCGGCCACAAAACCCTTACTAATCTATGCTGGCACTGATCCAGAGTTTATTAAACACGCTTCAGAGGATCAGCCACTTGTAATCCTCAGTCGATCCAACCCGCGGCGCCAATGTGAGCATGAATACTTACGAAAATACTGCAAAATTGATGAACTAAAAGATGAGCCCAGTGTGCTTGAGTCGATAAGCCAAGCAACTTCCGCTCAGAATGCACTCGGCTATCGTATTTCCAGTATTCTCTCGACTGATTACTTTCTGGAAACGCAGATCAGATTTGGGAAGATCTCTCATGCGCTTCCTGTGCTAGTAACTAAGAGAGTCGAGCCCGTTGAAATTTTTCTTGATCCATCGAGTCCATCAGTTCAACAGCTCTTGGCTCTCTTCGATCGGGAATACGAAGCATTTGGGAATATGGCCAAAGACTTTGTAAGAAACATCATATTCTCTCGAGTGTCAGATCTAGTACCTAGCGCGACTAGGCAGGGTGCCGAAGCCTTTCTAAAAACGATCCAAAGAAGTCGCGAGGTATTCGAGATTGAGGCTGGCGATCACGACAGCTTGACGTCAATTTGGACTGACTATTACGAAGGGAAATTGTCGATCGATGAGGCGGCTCGACGATCGAGTTTAGTTGCCCACCAAGCTGTCCAGGTAATTGATACAAGTGCTGCTGGCAGCGTGCGTGATGTTGTCCCCGGTGTCATTGAAAATGAGCAATCACTCGGTAACGCCGGCGAACAAGGCCGCGAGTATGTAGCATTGCCACCAATCGAGCGTCGCGATATCCCGACGGAAAAGAAGCTACTCACAATAACTGATCAAGAACCGGATCTTCGAGGGTTTCGCTGCTTTTTGGCAATTACAGAAAGAGTTCGAGAGGAAAAAGGACACTTCTTTTTGCAGCCGCACCGAACATCAATAGTTTGGGGCGGTCAAAAAGTATTGTTCATTTTTGAACATCATTCCGGCGAGTTTGGATTGTACTATGATATTCAGGCGTCGAATGTAATCGGAGAGCAGCCTGGCGGCGGCGCCGTAAAAACGTGCACAATCGTAATGAAGAATAAGATATTTGTTCCGATTCCAGAGAAAATACGTCCGGCGTTCACGCCGACGAGCGCTGAGAAAAGGCGCCTGGAAATACGATGCGAAATCCTCTACACCACACGTTAA
- a CDS encoding TRAP transporter small permease subunit — protein MILHYIRSACVVIGCFALAAIVVLPASQIVLREFGAPFVGMEELARYFMIVVTFVGIPLVNREGGHIRMDEIHGIIPLSASQVLRVIVAIVSGTAFGVVVVAIYASVRITMGSSTPTLGIPFWLFNAPAIFGLALGALEFVLQAWRVARGRDDAAAPRIV, from the coding sequence ATGATCCTCCACTACATCCGAAGCGCCTGCGTCGTGATCGGCTGCTTCGCGCTGGCCGCCATCGTCGTGCTGCCTGCCAGCCAGATCGTGCTGCGCGAGTTCGGCGCGCCCTTCGTCGGTATGGAGGAATTGGCGCGCTACTTCATGATCGTCGTCACCTTCGTCGGCATCCCGCTGGTCAACCGCGAAGGCGGCCATATCCGCATGGACGAAATTCACGGCATCATCCCGCTCTCGGCTTCGCAGGTTCTGCGGGTGATTGTCGCCATTGTCTCCGGCACCGCCTTCGGCGTCGTGGTCGTCGCCATCTACGCGTCGGTGCGCATTACCATGGGCAGCTCAACGCCGACCCTCGGCATCCCGTTCTGGCTGTTCAACGCACCGGCCATATTCGGGCTGGCGCTGGGCGCTCTCGAATTCGTCCTGCAGGCCTGGCGGGTCGCCCGTGGCCGGGACGACGCCGCCGCACCGCGGATCGTCTAA
- a CDS encoding TRAP transporter substrate-binding protein produces MKSLMPMLAACAVAIGTLTMAGTGSAQTVLRYAHVGAEGESQTRYATELAALVKQKTEGRVDIRVFPGSQLGNLSEMVNGVRIGSIAMAHHDFASLDRIVEDVGVFNSPFIYRDAGHAMKATDAKTSPVLQDINKQLVEKGGMRIVGNFYRGARQLSAKFPVKSPDDLKGRKIRGVPIKLWNTMLGGMGAIPTPVEITELMTALSTGVVDGQENPLNNIIAQRFYEVQPFIMMTSHMESVLALFINEAVWQRLPARDRGLFEEAATEMAARSLQWAEEGVKKDQDFLRSKNVTIIEAKDGLNINAFRTAVGAQMAKDFPNWTGHIQKIQAIQ; encoded by the coding sequence ATGAAATCGCTCATGCCGATGCTCGCCGCCTGTGCGGTTGCCATCGGCACCCTGACCATGGCCGGCACTGGCTCAGCACAAACCGTTCTGCGCTATGCCCATGTCGGCGCAGAAGGTGAGTCGCAGACCCGCTACGCCACCGAGCTAGCGGCGCTGGTCAAGCAAAAGACGGAAGGCCGCGTCGACATCCGCGTGTTCCCCGGCTCACAGCTCGGCAACCTTAGTGAGATGGTCAACGGGGTGCGCATCGGCTCGATCGCCATGGCACATCATGACTTCGCCTCCCTCGACCGCATCGTCGAGGATGTCGGCGTGTTCAATTCGCCGTTCATCTACCGTGATGCCGGTCACGCGATGAAGGCGACCGATGCCAAAACCTCGCCGGTGCTGCAGGACATCAACAAGCAGCTCGTCGAAAAGGGTGGCATGCGCATCGTCGGCAATTTCTATCGCGGGGCGCGCCAGCTCTCGGCCAAGTTCCCGGTGAAGAGCCCCGACGATCTCAAGGGCCGCAAGATCCGCGGCGTCCCCATCAAGCTGTGGAACACCATGCTCGGCGGCATGGGCGCCATCCCCACACCGGTCGAGATCACCGAGCTCATGACGGCGCTGTCCACCGGCGTGGTCGACGGGCAGGAGAACCCGCTCAACAACATCATCGCCCAGCGCTTCTACGAGGTGCAGCCCTTCATCATGATGACCAGCCATATGGAATCGGTGCTGGCTCTGTTCATCAACGAAGCCGTTTGGCAGCGCCTGCCGGCGCGCGACCGCGGCCTGTTCGAGGAAGCGGCCACCGAGATGGCGGCGCGCTCGCTGCAATGGGCGGAGGAAGGCGTGAAGAAGGATCAGGACTTCCTGCGCTCCAAAAACGTGACCATCATCGAGGCCAAGGACGGCCTCAACATCAACGCGTTCCGTACCGCCGTCGGCGCGCAGATGGCGAAGGACTTCCCTAACTGGACAGGCCACATCCAGAAGATCCAGGCCATCCAGTAA
- a CDS encoding site-specific integrase, which yields MATICKIRWQNIDGSTSERWLVEWRDKAGKRSRRQFITQPEAKRFHATVELGVAPAPTGSGGEIIRFTDAALEFIQSRIKLGREPSTWRTYDRHLRLHLEPLIGEEDVRALRRVHFHELQERLLAKLSPALAKAVFVTARAVMAYAVEREWRLDDPAKTVRFKRAGRDQARIDIPPKADIRRLLEAFGAADVAAGAPPSRAFMLVRVAIGTGMRASEIRGLRVTDLKLDRTPAQVEVTQRADQWKRIGPPKSRNGRRTIPIGPELAALLRRWLPLRPNLDSPLVFPTETGAVMDLSNFEHRNWRPTLKRLGLSGPKADPSCRKWTFHLLRHIYASQLIELGLNPKQVQMRLGHGSVTMTLDVYGHLWRDAEREQQEVEAFEAKMRLA from the coding sequence ATGGCGACCATCTGCAAGATCCGTTGGCAAAACATCGACGGATCGACGAGCGAACGCTGGCTCGTCGAGTGGCGGGACAAGGCCGGAAAGCGGTCGCGCCGCCAGTTCATAACCCAACCCGAAGCCAAGCGGTTCCACGCGACGGTCGAGCTGGGCGTCGCCCCTGCCCCGACCGGATCCGGCGGCGAAATCATCCGCTTTACGGACGCGGCCCTGGAGTTCATTCAGAGCCGGATCAAGTTGGGCCGCGAGCCGAGCACCTGGCGCACCTACGACCGCCATCTTCGCCTCCATCTCGAACCGTTGATCGGCGAGGAGGATGTCCGTGCACTCCGCCGCGTCCATTTCCACGAATTGCAGGAGCGGCTGCTGGCCAAGTTGAGCCCCGCCCTCGCCAAGGCGGTGTTCGTCACGGCGCGCGCCGTGATGGCCTATGCGGTCGAACGCGAATGGCGGCTGGACGATCCTGCGAAGACCGTGCGCTTCAAACGCGCCGGTCGCGACCAAGCGCGGATCGATATTCCGCCGAAGGCCGATATACGCCGGTTGCTCGAGGCGTTCGGCGCGGCAGACGTAGCGGCAGGCGCGCCACCGTCGCGCGCTTTCATGCTGGTCCGCGTGGCGATCGGTACGGGTATGCGCGCATCGGAGATACGCGGCTTGCGCGTCACCGACTTGAAGCTCGATCGCACGCCAGCACAGGTCGAGGTGACGCAGCGCGCCGATCAATGGAAGCGGATCGGGCCGCCGAAGTCGCGCAACGGGCGGCGGACGATCCCGATCGGGCCGGAGCTCGCCGCCCTGCTCCGCCGCTGGCTGCCGCTACGCCCAAACCTCGACAGCCCGCTCGTGTTCCCGACCGAGACGGGCGCGGTAATGGACCTCAGCAACTTCGAACATCGCAACTGGCGGCCGACGCTCAAGCGCCTGGGCCTTTCCGGCCCGAAGGCCGATCCAAGCTGTCGCAAATGGACGTTCCATCTGCTGCGGCACATCTATGCGAGCCAACTGATCGAACTGGGCCTCAACCCCAAGCAAGTCCAGATGCGCCTCGGTCACGGCTCGGTGACCATGACGCTCGACGTCTACGGCCATCTCTGGCGCGACGCCGAACGCGAGCAACAGGAGGTCGAAGCGTTTGAAGCGAAGATGCGGTTAGCTTAA
- a CDS encoding glycosyltransferase produces the protein MNVLFVHQNFPGQYLHLAPELARRGHRTMALAIERGGQAGDTMVRRYAPQRGTTLAAHPWSQDFETKILRGEACARAALDLAREGFVPDVICANPGWGESLFLKDALPAAKLHLYLEFFYRAEGGDFGFDPEFPHPEFDGPARLRARSAAQLLALDAMDGAVAPTAWQRERFPDVYRPRIETCFDGIDVDRVVADPGAVLEIAGRRFAAGQKIVTFVNRNLEPYRGYHVFMRALPHLLAKVPDAQVLIVGGDGVSYGIKPPDGISYKDRYLAEMRDQLDLSRVHFLGRVPYDTYLKVLQVSAAHVYLTYPFALSWSLLEAMAAECAIVASRTGPVPEAIEDGKSGVLVDFFDRDGLADAVAAVLEKPAAYRAMRTRARAKVLRDYALAACVKHHADLVERY, from the coding sequence ATGAACGTCTTGTTCGTCCATCAGAATTTCCCGGGCCAATACCTGCATTTGGCCCCCGAATTGGCGCGGCGCGGGCACCGCACGATGGCGCTGGCGATCGAGCGCGGCGGGCAGGCGGGCGACACGATGGTCCGCCGCTATGCGCCCCAGCGCGGCACGACACTGGCGGCCCACCCCTGGAGCCAGGATTTCGAAACAAAAATCCTGCGCGGCGAGGCGTGCGCGCGCGCGGCCCTCGACCTCGCGCGCGAAGGCTTCGTGCCCGACGTGATCTGCGCCAATCCCGGCTGGGGCGAATCGCTGTTCCTGAAAGACGCGCTGCCGGCGGCGAAGCTGCATCTCTATCTCGAATTCTTCTATCGCGCCGAGGGCGGCGATTTCGGCTTCGATCCCGAATTTCCGCATCCGGAATTCGACGGGCCCGCGCGCCTTCGCGCGCGCTCGGCCGCGCAGCTGCTCGCCCTCGACGCGATGGACGGCGCGGTGGCGCCCACCGCCTGGCAGCGCGAGCGTTTCCCGGACGTTTATCGGCCGCGTATCGAAACCTGTTTCGACGGGATCGACGTCGATCGTGTCGTCGCCGATCCGGGCGCCGTGCTGGAGATTGCGGGGCGCCGCTTCGCCGCCGGGCAAAAGATCGTCACCTTTGTGAATCGCAATCTTGAGCCCTATCGCGGCTATCACGTCTTCATGCGCGCCTTGCCGCACTTGCTGGCGAAAGTGCCGGATGCGCAGGTGCTGATCGTCGGCGGCGATGGCGTCAGCTACGGCATCAAGCCGCCGGACGGCATCAGCTATAAGGACCGCTATCTCGCCGAAATGCGCGATCAACTCGATTTGAGCCGCGTGCATTTCCTCGGCCGCGTGCCCTACGACACCTATTTGAAGGTGCTGCAGGTCTCGGCGGCGCATGTGTATTTGACCTATCCGTTCGCGCTGTCCTGGTCGTTGCTGGAAGCGATGGCCGCCGAATGCGCAATCGTCGCCTCGCGCACCGGGCCGGTGCCCGAGGCGATCGAGGACGGCAAGTCGGGCGTGCTGGTCGATTTTTTCGATCGCGACGGCTTGGCCGATGCGGTGGCGGCGGTGCTGGAGAAACCCGCCGCCTATCGGGCGATGCGCACGCGCGCGCGCGCGAAGGTGCTCCGCGATTACGCGCTGGCCGCGTGCGTCAAGCATCACGCGGATTTGGTCGAGCGTTATTGA
- a CDS encoding 4-hydroxythreonine-4-phosphate dehydrogenase PdxA encodes MSDVLTARVGLVMGDPCGISPELMARLLAMPETADQAAILVIGDRRVLAEGERIAKVSLNLPVVKRAEDARLALGQPVFLDLGHLDPAAITLQKASAEGGGFAMTNFKHGLDLAKRGLVDALCFTPFNKTALRLAGNPYEDELQLAADVLAHKGTYGEFNVLEKIWNARVTSHVPLVKVSSLITVDRILEALRLTHNAMQAAGFARPRIAVAALNPHAGDGGNFGREEIDVIAPAVEKAKAMQLAVEGPFPSDTVYLRARDGKFDAVLSMFHDQGQIAIKLMGFDKGVTVLGGLPIPICTPAHGTAYEIAGQGIANPEATRQAFRIACRMGSARRAKAA; translated from the coding sequence ATGAGCGACGTTCTGACTGCGCGTGTCGGTCTGGTAATGGGCGATCCCTGCGGCATTAGCCCGGAGCTGATGGCCCGGCTGCTCGCCATGCCGGAGACAGCGGATCAGGCCGCCATCCTGGTGATCGGTGACCGCCGTGTCCTGGCCGAAGGCGAGAGGATCGCCAAGGTCTCGCTGAATCTGCCGGTGGTGAAGCGTGCCGAGGATGCGCGGCTCGCTTTGGGCCAGCCCGTGTTTCTCGATCTCGGCCACCTCGATCCCGCCGCCATCACGCTGCAGAAGGCCTCGGCGGAAGGCGGCGGTTTCGCCATGACCAATTTCAAGCACGGTCTCGACCTGGCCAAGCGCGGCCTCGTCGATGCGCTGTGCTTCACGCCGTTCAACAAGACGGCCCTGCGCCTCGCCGGCAACCCTTACGAGGACGAGCTGCAACTCGCCGCCGACGTGCTCGCGCATAAGGGCACTTACGGCGAGTTCAACGTGCTGGAGAAGATCTGGAACGCGCGCGTCACCTCGCACGTGCCGCTGGTCAAAGTGAGTTCGCTGATTACCGTGGACCGTATCCTCGAGGCGCTGCGCCTGACGCATAACGCGATGCAGGCGGCGGGCTTCGCCCGGCCGCGCATCGCCGTGGCGGCGCTCAACCCGCATGCCGGCGACGGCGGCAATTTCGGGCGCGAGGAGATCGATGTGATCGCGCCCGCGGTCGAGAAGGCCAAAGCGATGCAACTTGCCGTCGAGGGGCCGTTCCCGTCGGATACGGTCTATCTGCGGGCGCGTGACGGCAAGTTCGACGCCGTGCTCAGCATGTTCCACGACCAGGGGCAAATCGCCATCAAGCTGATGGGCTTCGACAAAGGCGTGACGGTGCTCGGTGGCCTGCCGATCCCGATCTGCACGCCGGCCCACGGCACGGCCTACGAGATCGCCGGCCAGGGTATCGCCAACCCCGAGGCGACGCGTCAGGCCTTCCGCATTGCCTGCCGCATGGGCTCCGCAAGGCGCGCCAAGGCGGCCTAG
- a CDS encoding metallophosphoesterase, whose translation MFSILHISDLHRSPDDPITNAELISALIRDQERYSNEEPKITPPQAIIVSGDIVQGVLTNETQPEEKLKAQYRTAIEFLDKIARHFVGGDRSKVVIVPGNHDVDWNTARASMSLVESAEMPTNLQKALFKDDSKYRWDWKQRELYKISDFEIYRRRFAAYRNFIAEFYRDVPGLLRVDANSDVNLFELFGGRITVAAFNSCEDNDCFAFHGAIRKELIAQTDLALAEISPNHELRIAVWHHGIEGPPYSTDYMDVDIVRGMIGRGFRLGLFGHQHKAQSSPYSINLPDEEMMVIVSAGSLCAGREALPTGQKRQYNIIELSDNLSEARIHVREMHEANLFGRALIPSWGGRSYTKLKWKLPSNAAGKPIKANEQRRRVKVIEAEVASKRGDLATALNLLSELQAPEGYERSLLLEIAVNAKAWNVIVQRFSVPESIAELITLVQALIRLGRYDQAQSDLDKYGGQLQLPAPLVAEQRAQIATEKRLRQ comes from the coding sequence GTGTTTTCGATTCTCCATATTTCAGATCTTCATCGCTCTCCCGATGATCCAATCACTAACGCGGAATTAATTAGCGCGCTAATTCGCGATCAAGAGCGATATTCAAACGAAGAGCCAAAAATTACGCCTCCTCAGGCGATCATCGTGAGCGGCGACATCGTCCAGGGTGTCTTAACAAACGAAACACAACCAGAAGAAAAGCTAAAAGCGCAATACAGAACCGCAATTGAGTTTTTGGACAAAATCGCCAGGCACTTCGTTGGGGGAGACCGGTCAAAGGTAGTAATTGTTCCAGGTAATCATGACGTGGACTGGAACACAGCGCGAGCATCTATGTCGCTCGTTGAGTCGGCAGAAATGCCTACGAATTTGCAAAAGGCGCTGTTTAAAGACGATTCAAAATACCGTTGGGATTGGAAGCAGCGTGAACTCTATAAAATTTCAGATTTTGAGATATACAGAAGACGGTTTGCCGCATACCGAAACTTTATTGCAGAATTCTATCGTGATGTACCTGGTCTCCTAAGGGTCGACGCCAATTCTGACGTCAATCTATTTGAGCTTTTTGGTGGACGAATCACGGTTGCTGCCTTCAATTCCTGCGAAGATAACGACTGCTTTGCTTTTCATGGAGCGATACGAAAAGAGCTTATAGCCCAAACAGATCTGGCTCTAGCCGAAATATCCCCAAACCACGAGCTTCGCATTGCTGTTTGGCACCATGGCATCGAAGGTCCGCCATACAGTACTGACTATATGGACGTCGATATTGTGCGCGGGATGATTGGGCGCGGATTTAGGCTGGGCCTCTTTGGCCACCAACATAAAGCGCAATCTTCGCCTTACTCAATTAATCTTCCAGACGAAGAAATGATGGTGATCGTTAGCGCCGGATCCCTTTGTGCCGGGCGTGAGGCATTGCCTACGGGACAAAAGCGTCAATACAATATAATTGAGCTATCTGACAACCTAAGCGAAGCTAGAATTCACGTCCGAGAAATGCACGAGGCAAACCTATTTGGCAGGGCGCTTATTCCGAGTTGGGGTGGACGAAGCTATACAAAGTTAAAATGGAAGTTGCCATCAAACGCTGCAGGAAAACCAATAAAAGCAAACGAGCAGCGAAGGCGCGTTAAAGTGATCGAGGCAGAGGTCGCTTCAAAACGAGGCGATCTGGCTACCGCGCTAAATCTCCTCTCTGAGCTGCAAGCACCAGAAGGATACGAACGTTCGTTGCTTTTGGAAATTGCAGTGAATGCGAAAGCATGGAACGTGATTGTTCAGAGGTTTTCCGTTCCTGAAAGCATTGCTGAATTAATCACCCTTGTGCAGGCGTTGATTAGACTGGGGCGATACGACCAAGCCCAGTCGGACCTTGATAAATACGGCGGTCAATTGCAACTCCCTGCGCCGCTTGTCGCAGAACAGCGTGCGCAAATAGCTACTGAGAAGAGGTTACGGCAATGA